The Gemmobacter aquarius genome contains the following window.
TCTGGAGGGCAATGTGCTGGGCACCCACCGCGGCGTGATCCATTACACCATCGGACAGCGCAAGGGGCTGGGGATCGGGGGCTTGGAAGATCCGGTGTATGTGGTGCGGCTTGATCCTGCCACGCGGCGCGTCGTCGTGGGGCCGAAGGCGGCGCTGGCAACACGGGTCATTCCGGTGCGCGAGATCAACTGGCTGGGGGATGCGCCCTTTGCCTCGCAGGGGGAATGGCACTGCCACGTCAAGGTGCGCTCGACGCGGCCGCCGCGTCCGGCGGTGATCAGGCCCTTGTCGGCGACCGAGGCGGAGGTCGAATTGCTCGACCCCGAAGACGGGGTTTCGGCAGGGCAGGCTTGCGTGTTCTATGCCCCCGATGACAGCAGGGTTTTCGGCGGCGGCTGGGTCTGGCGCGGACGTTAAGGCGCAGTTCTTCGACAAAAGATCGGCGTGAGCGGTCGGGAGCGTTGCGCGCTTGGCCGCTGGCGGAGCGGGGGTTTCACACCCCCGCGCCCCCGTGGGATATTTTCAGACAGAAAATGCGGGCAGGTGGGCGAGGACCGAGCGGGCGGCGCGCAGGCCCGGAGCTTCGCCGCCTTTGCCGAGGCGGTGCATGGTGGTTCGCATCGCCTCGGCTTGGGATTCGGGGTTGGCGATGAGGGCGAGGACGGCCGTAGCGATGCGGTCGGCGGTGGCGTCGGGGCCGATGAATTCGGGGACGCTGCGGGTTTCGGAGACGAGGTTGACCAGCGTCACCGTGTCGATCAGGGCCGCGCGGCGCATCAGCCATAGGGTGACGGGGTTCATGTCGTAAGCGATGACCATCGGGCAGTCGTTGGCGGCGAGTTCCAGAGAGACGGTCCCCGAGGCTGCGATGGCGACGGTGGCTGCGGCGAAGGCGCCGCGTTTGCGGGCGGGGTCGGTGATGATTTCCGGCTGGACCGGCCATGTGGCGGTCAGCTCGCGCACGAGGGGTTCGACGTGTCGCACGGTCGGCAGGGCCACGCGCAGGTCGGGGTGCTGTGTTTGCAGCCGCGCGAGGGTTTGGCCGAGGATGGGCGCGAGGCGGGTCACCTCGGCCTTGCGTGATCCGGGAAGGGCGAGGATGAGAGGGCCGGTTCCGGTGAAGGCTGCGCGTTCCCCGGGTGTGGCGAGGGGGTCGGAAACGACCGGATGGCCGACGAAATCGCAGGTCATGCCCGCGGCCTGCATATAGGGCGGCTCGAAGGGGAGAAGGGCCAGCACATGGTCGATGTGGCGGGCCATTTTCGCTGCGCGTCCGGGGCGCCATGCCCAGACCGAGGGCGCGACGTAGTGGATGGTGCGGATCTCCGGGCGGGCGGCTTTGACGATTGCCGCGACCCGCAGGCCGAAATCGGGGCTGTCGATGGTGACCAGCGCATCGGGGCCTGCGTCGATCACGGCTTGGGCGGTCTGGTGAATGCGGCGCTTTAGGGCGCGGTATTTGGGGATGATCTCGGCCAGCCCCATGACGGAGAGTTCCTCCATCGGGAAAAGGCTGGCCATGCCTGCTGCCTGCATCTCGGGGCCTGCGACCCCAAGGAAACGGGTGGCGGGTTCGAGTTGCAGGAGGCCGCGCATCAGGGCTGCGCCAAGGCGGTCGCCGGAGGGTTCCCCGGCGACGAGGAACAGGGTCAGGCCGTCCGCGCGCACAGGAAAAGACCGTGGCGGTTGGCGGTTTCGATCATGGCGGGCAGGTTCAGGGTGATCACGCCGCCCGCTTCCCATACGATACCGCCGAGGCCGGCTTTGGCCGCGTTCTCCACCGTGTCGGGGCCAAGGGTGGGCAGGTCGATCCGGCGGTCTTGCAAGGGTTTGGGGGCTTTGTAGAACAGGCCCTTTGCGCCTGCGGGGCGCAGGTGGGACAGGGCGGCGACCGAGGCGAGCATGGCATCGGTGCCCGACAGGGTTTCGACGGCGAGACAGAGGCCCTGTTGCACCACCGCGCCCTGCCCCACGTCGACGCGGCCCAAGGCGGCGGTGATGGTGGCGGCGCGGATGGCGTCAGACTCGTCGCGGGGAGTCATCGCTCCGGCGTAGAGGCCTGCGGCGGGGACGAGGGCGGGGGCAATGTCGGGCACGCCGGTTATGGCGAAGCCGGCTTCCTCGAAGATCGCCAGAACCTCGCGCAACGTCGCATCATCGCCCTGCCCCATCGCGGCCAGAAGGCGCGGGACGATGGTGGCTGTGGCGGGGTCGAAAAGTGCGGGGTCAAGGCGCGGGCGCTGCACTGCTCCGGCGAAACAGACGCGGGTGACGCCTGCGTCTTCGAGTTGGCGCAGGAAGGGCATCAGCCGTTCGACGCGGAAACTGGTGTCGGGTGTCACGCCAGCGGGCATGAAACCGTCGAGTGCGGCCATATAGGGGCGCTGCGGCAGGGCTGCCACCAGCGCGGCGGGCAAG
Protein-coding sequences here:
- a CDS encoding LpxI family protein, whose protein sequence is MTLALIAGAGALPAALVAALPQRPYMAALDGFMPAGVTPDTSFRVERLMPFLRQLEDAGVTRVCFAGAVQRPRLDPALFDPATATIVPRLLAAMGQGDDATLREVLAIFEEAGFAITGVPDIAPALVPAAGLYAGAMTPRDESDAIRAATITAALGRVDVGQGAVVQQGLCLAVETLSGTDAMLASVAALSHLRPAGAKGLFYKAPKPLQDRRIDLPTLGPDTVENAAKAGLGGIVWEAGGVITLNLPAMIETANRHGLFLCARTA
- the lpxB gene encoding lipid-A-disaccharide synthase; translation: MTLFLVAGEPSGDRLGAALMRGLLQLEPATRFLGVAGPEMQAAGMASLFPMEELSVMGLAEIIPKYRALKRRIHQTAQAVIDAGPDALVTIDSPDFGLRVAAIVKAARPEIRTIHYVAPSVWAWRPGRAAKMARHIDHVLALLPFEPPYMQAAGMTCDFVGHPVVSDPLATPGERAAFTGTGPLILALPGSRKAEVTRLAPILGQTLARLQTQHPDLRVALPTVRHVEPLVRELTATWPVQPEIITDPARKRGAFAAATVAIAASGTVSLELAANDCPMVIAYDMNPVTLWLMRRAALIDTVTLVNLVSETRSVPEFIGPDATADRIATAVLALIANPESQAEAMRTTMHRLGKGGEAPGLRAARSVLAHLPAFSV